The Chryseobacterium nakagawai genome has a segment encoding these proteins:
- the recA gene encoding recombinase RecA yields MSNIDDKKKALALVLDKLDKTYGKGTVMTLGDDSIDNTIEVIPSGSLGLDIALGIGGYPKGRIIEIYGPESSGKTTLTLHAIAEAQKAGGIAAFIDAEHAFDRTYAAKLGIDLENLIISQPDNGEQALEIADNLIRSGAIDIVVIDSVAALTPKAEIEGEMGDSKMGLHARLMSQALRKLTATISRTKCTVIFINQLREKIGVMFGNPETTTGGNALKFYASVRIDIRKASAPIKQGDEAIGSRVKVKIVKNKVAPPFKQAEFDIMYGEGVSKVGEILDTAVDMGIVKKSGSWFSYEESKLGQGRDAVKDVLKDNPELAEELENKIKEELKNK; encoded by the coding sequence ATGAGTAACATTGATGATAAGAAAAAAGCACTCGCATTGGTGCTTGACAAGCTAGATAAAACATACGGAAAGGGAACGGTAATGACTTTAGGTGATGATTCTATAGACAATACCATAGAAGTAATTCCTTCCGGATCTTTAGGATTAGATATCGCATTAGGTATAGGAGGATATCCAAAAGGAAGAATCATTGAAATATATGGACCTGAATCTTCAGGTAAAACAACATTAACACTTCACGCTATTGCTGAAGCTCAAAAAGCTGGTGGTATTGCCGCATTTATTGATGCTGAGCATGCTTTCGACAGAACTTATGCTGCGAAATTAGGAATTGATTTAGAAAACCTTATCATTTCTCAGCCAGATAACGGAGAACAGGCTTTAGAAATTGCTGATAATCTGATCCGTTCAGGAGCAATTGATATTGTTGTTATTGACTCTGTTGCTGCGCTTACTCCAAAAGCGGAGATTGAAGGGGAAATGGGAGATTCTAAAATGGGTCTTCATGCAAGATTGATGTCTCAGGCATTAAGAAAATTAACGGCTACCATTTCAAGAACGAAGTGTACTGTAATTTTCATCAACCAGTTAAGAGAAAAAATCGGTGTAATGTTCGGTAACCCTGAAACAACTACCGGTGGTAATGCTCTTAAATTCTATGCTTCTGTAAGAATTGACATCAGAAAAGCAAGTGCACCAATCAAGCAAGGTGATGAAGCCATCGGAAGCCGTGTGAAAGTTAAGATTGTGAAAAACAAAGTTGCTCCACCTTTCAAACAGGCAGAATTCGACATTATGTATGGAGAAGGAGTTTCTAAAGTAGGAGAAATTCTTGATACAGCGGTTGATATGGGAATTGTGAAGAAAAGCGGTTCTTGGTTCAGCTACGAAGAGTCTAAATTAGGCCAAGGGCGTGATGCTGTAAAAGATGTTTTAAAAGATAATCCTGAACTTGCCGAGGAATTGGAAAACAAGATCAAAGAGGAGTTGAAAAACAAATAA
- a CDS encoding oxygenase MpaB family protein: MIQPRFKDAPHFRNFWEKGNGKQLIEFSGAEVSFKNFEKYAPFFYHVDETGDDVVKEVYFTKKFHEASKEIEGYIRNGISEHDPVTESVKKLFAQTQSIPDWLDYNLLKSGAELCMRSNLDSLISLRDYCLIGGYDYAYLNKPLIVTEALKKGAVKRLSETLDFWVNVTRYHALEIHAKGYEFAIKTRLIHSYARLSIKKHYKAWDTENWGEPINSWDMMATYIGFSLVFLHSLQKLGNTFSIEEEQGIFHLWKYVGYLLGIPEQLLPDDKKQATEYFHLWTSVQPPSDKDSVLLAHSLLDESLENPILKFEFQRKNLRYLHVCCTWFLLDDEVCKRLQIPEVSNRMLFPKSKILFNRIYDRLVSRDSRIKRGNKDQMKVLKDYLNITKNSNFH, translated from the coding sequence ATGATACAACCGCGGTTTAAAGATGCTCCACATTTTAGAAATTTTTGGGAAAAAGGTAATGGAAAACAGCTTATTGAGTTTTCCGGTGCTGAAGTAAGCTTTAAAAATTTTGAAAAATACGCTCCTTTCTTTTATCATGTAGATGAAACCGGAGATGATGTGGTAAAAGAGGTTTATTTTACTAAAAAGTTCCACGAAGCATCCAAAGAAATTGAAGGGTATATCCGAAATGGAATTTCTGAACATGATCCTGTGACCGAAAGTGTAAAAAAATTGTTCGCTCAAACCCAAAGTATTCCAGATTGGCTGGATTATAATTTACTAAAAAGCGGTGCTGAGCTCTGCATGCGCAGCAACCTCGATTCATTGATTTCTTTAAGAGACTATTGCCTGATAGGAGGCTATGATTACGCTTACCTCAACAAACCGCTTATTGTTACAGAAGCATTAAAAAAAGGAGCGGTAAAACGTCTTTCTGAAACCTTAGATTTCTGGGTGAACGTTACCCGTTATCATGCATTGGAAATTCACGCCAAAGGCTATGAATTTGCTATCAAAACCCGCTTGATCCATTCCTATGCCAGACTTTCTATCAAAAAACATTATAAAGCATGGGATACTGAAAACTGGGGTGAACCCATCAATTCCTGGGATATGATGGCAACCTATATTGGTTTCAGTTTAGTTTTTCTTCACAGTCTTCAAAAATTAGGAAATACATTTTCCATTGAAGAAGAGCAGGGCATTTTTCACCTGTGGAAATATGTAGGATATCTTCTTGGAATCCCGGAGCAGCTTCTTCCTGATGATAAAAAACAGGCTACAGAATATTTTCATTTATGGACTTCTGTGCAGCCACCGTCAGATAAAGATTCTGTTCTCTTGGCTCATTCTCTATTAGATGAATCGTTGGAAAATCCGATTTTAAAATTTGAATTCCAAAGAAAAAATCTGAGATACCTTCACGTCTGTTGCACCTGGTTTCTGCTGGATGATGAAGTCTGCAAAAGACTACAAATCCCTGAAGTTTCCAACAGAATGTTGTTTCCAAAATCAAAAATACTTTTCAACAGAATTTATGATCGCCTTGTGAGCAGAGATTCAAGGATAAAAAGAGGAAATAAAGATCAGATGAAGGTATTGAAAGATTATCTGAACATTACTAAGAACTCAAATTTTCATTAA
- a CDS encoding glycoside hydrolase family protein, protein MYLLTGNEIRFKSNDLITLYFQNDKCEDYTTQIDNLLDESIENTDITDYSFYSGIAGLGWLIEFCKEKKIIQINTESSLADFDDQIYKFTIHYLSEDNTDYGVLFDLFNYYYARIRSKNENSDINRTFSLFICANLILRKIKVHRIEPLLTDKRRLEPEELLFVSAFTLKLTYISELSGFASDILLFEIFENIFNYFEQEYSAVDEDYLLSILLLLIAAKQAKNKVWEEKTSVLYQTVKSMLSNSKESSDALLLGEIMDIHFNHENPQILLNNKKYSKFLCFYLLNFSN, encoded by the coding sequence ATGTATCTCCTTACCGGAAATGAAATACGATTCAAGTCAAACGATTTAATTACTCTATATTTTCAAAATGATAAATGTGAGGATTATACTACTCAAATAGATAATTTGCTAGATGAGTCTATTGAAAATACGGATATTACAGATTACTCCTTTTATTCCGGAATAGCAGGTTTAGGATGGCTGATTGAATTTTGTAAAGAAAAAAAAATCATTCAAATTAATACAGAATCGTCTCTCGCAGATTTTGATGATCAGATCTATAAATTTACCATTCACTATTTAAGTGAAGATAATACAGATTATGGGGTACTTTTTGATTTATTTAATTATTACTATGCCCGTATCCGGAGTAAAAATGAAAATAGTGATATCAACAGGACCTTTTCATTGTTTATTTGTGCCAATTTAATTTTAAGAAAAATTAAAGTACATAGAATTGAACCGTTACTGACTGATAAAAGAAGGCTGGAGCCGGAAGAATTGCTTTTTGTTTCAGCATTCACATTGAAGCTTACGTATATTTCGGAACTTTCCGGTTTTGCTTCAGATATTTTGTTATTTGAAATATTTGAAAATATTTTCAACTACTTTGAACAAGAATACTCTGCAGTAGATGAAGATTATCTTCTGAGTATTTTACTTTTATTGATTGCAGCTAAACAGGCTAAAAATAAAGTGTGGGAGGAGAAAACATCAGTGCTTTACCAAACGGTGAAAAGTATGCTCTCCAACTCTAAAGAATCCAGTGATGCCCTCTTATTAGGGGAAATAATGGATATTCATTTTAATCATGAAAATCCACAAATCCTTTTGAATAACAAGAAATATTCTAAATTTCTTTGCTTTTATTTGCTTAATTTCAGTAATTAA
- the gap gene encoding type I glyceraldehyde-3-phosphate dehydrogenase, which produces MSTIKVGINGFGRIGRLVFRAMTERDNIEVVGINDLINAEYMAYMLKYDSVHGIFPGEVSVEGNDLVVNGKKIRVTAEKDPNNLKWDEIGADYIVESTGLFLSKDSAQAHINAGAKKVILSAPSKDDTPMFVMGVNHKELTDDIKILSNASCTTNCLAPLAKVIHDNFGIVEGLMTTVHATTATQKTVDGPSMKDWRGGRAALNNIIPSSTGAAKAVGKVIPSLNGKLTGMSFRVPTVDVSVVDLTVRIEKAASYEEICSVIKAASEGELKGILGYTEDAVVSQDFVGDKRTSIFDKDAGIMLSPNFVKLVSWYDNEMGYSNKLVDMLVHAASL; this is translated from the coding sequence ATGTCAACAATTAAAGTAGGTATCAACGGTTTTGGTAGAATTGGACGTCTTGTTTTCAGAGCAATGACTGAAAGAGACAACATTGAAGTTGTAGGAATCAATGACCTAATCAATGCAGAATACATGGCTTACATGTTAAAATATGACTCTGTACACGGTATTTTCCCAGGTGAAGTTTCTGTAGAAGGAAACGATCTTGTAGTAAACGGAAAAAAAATCAGAGTAACTGCAGAAAAAGATCCTAACAACCTTAAGTGGGACGAAATTGGTGCTGATTATATCGTAGAATCTACAGGTCTTTTCTTATCTAAAGATTCTGCTCAGGCTCACATCAACGCTGGTGCTAAGAAAGTAATCCTTTCTGCTCCTTCTAAAGATGATACGCCAATGTTCGTAATGGGAGTAAACCACAAGGAACTTACTGATGATATCAAAATTTTATCAAACGCTTCTTGTACGACCAACTGTTTAGCTCCTTTAGCTAAAGTAATCCACGATAACTTCGGAATCGTAGAAGGTTTAATGACCACTGTACACGCTACAACAGCTACTCAGAAAACTGTTGACGGTCCTTCAATGAAAGACTGGAGAGGTGGTAGAGCTGCTTTGAACAACATTATCCCTTCTTCTACAGGTGCTGCTAAAGCGGTAGGAAAAGTAATCCCTTCATTGAACGGAAAATTAACAGGTATGTCTTTCAGAGTACCAACTGTTGACGTTTCTGTAGTAGATTTAACAGTGAGAATTGAAAAAGCTGCTTCTTATGAAGAAATCTGTTCAGTAATCAAAGCTGCTTCTGAAGGTGAATTGAAAGGTATCCTTGGATATACTGAAGATGCAGTAGTATCTCAGGATTTCGTAGGAGATAAGAGAACTTCAATCTTCGATAAAGATGCTGGTATCATGCTTTCTCCTAACTTCGTAAAACTTGTTTCTTGGTATGACAACGAAATGGGTTACTCTAACAAGTTAGTAGATATGCTTGTACACGCTGCTTCTTTATAA
- a CDS encoding response regulator transcription factor gives MKTSTMDKKFIPQAKKPHLLTRVWNNYPELFHNESTMMTIPSIERLIGEIFAPGRFYHYIINFADSTIYNHHEDILKIHGLSKYPIHLKEIIDLIHPDDLEFVMEAERMCMAKMIEINASDRLSELKFSYCFRMKTFKGNYELFHHQSLHAYRDESGRILQAINIHTNIEHITHQNSYTVLISGINGSEDFHQMQWQKNDKITEPLLVNFTKREVEIITYIAQGYSAGKISGRLNISEETVRTHRKNILRKANCKNCSELIKMAFEWGYL, from the coding sequence ATGAAAACATCAACCATGGATAAAAAATTTATACCCCAGGCTAAAAAGCCACATCTTCTGACCAGGGTCTGGAACAATTATCCGGAGCTCTTTCATAACGAAAGCACAATGATGACGATCCCTTCCATTGAACGTCTTATCGGAGAAATCTTTGCTCCCGGAAGATTTTATCATTACATCATCAACTTTGCAGACAGCACGATCTACAACCATCATGAAGACATTCTGAAAATACATGGATTGAGTAAATATCCCATACATCTTAAGGAAATCATAGACCTCATCCACCCTGATGATCTGGAGTTTGTCATGGAAGCTGAAAGAATGTGCATGGCGAAAATGATAGAAATAAATGCTTCCGACCGACTTTCAGAACTGAAATTCAGCTATTGCTTTCGGATGAAGACCTTCAAAGGAAATTACGAACTTTTCCATCATCAGTCTTTACATGCTTATAGGGATGAAAGTGGCAGAATTTTGCAGGCTATTAATATCCATACCAATATTGAGCATATCACCCATCAGAATTCTTACACCGTTTTAATCTCCGGCATCAACGGTAGTGAAGATTTTCATCAAATGCAATGGCAAAAAAATGATAAAATAACCGAACCTCTCCTTGTCAACTTTACCAAAAGAGAGGTTGAAATTATTACCTATATCGCACAAGGCTATTCTGCCGGAAAAATCTCTGGACGATTGAACATTTCCGAAGAAACTGTAAGAACCCACCGAAAAAATATTTTAAGGAAAGCAAATTGCAAAAACTGTTCTGAGCTCATTAAAATGGCCTTTGAATGGGGATATTTATAG
- the pfkA gene encoding 6-phosphofructokinase, with protein MKESAVKKIAVLTSGGDSPGMNAALRAVVRTANYYNIECYGVREGYNGLICNDFLKMGARSVKNIINQGGTILKSARSAEFRTKEGRQKAYDNCVKLGIDGLVCIGGDGTFTGAKIFSEEFGIRVIGIPGTIDNDIFGTDNTIGYDTALNTAMDAIDKIRDTATSHNRVFFVEVMGRDAGFIALNSGLATGALDILIPEKKDSTDDLFEKFRKAEKTGKASSIVVVAEGEKLANVYELAEKTKKIFPDYDIRVAVLGHMQRGGSPSCADRVLASRLGYGAVVGLMDGQTNVMAGMRSNDVVYTPIEEAIKKHNEINKDLMLISEILAI; from the coding sequence ATGAAAGAGAGTGCTGTAAAAAAGATTGCAGTTCTTACTTCAGGAGGAGACTCTCCAGGTATGAATGCAGCATTAAGAGCGGTAGTAAGAACCGCCAATTACTATAATATTGAATGCTATGGAGTAAGGGAAGGCTACAATGGCCTTATCTGCAATGATTTCCTAAAAATGGGAGCCCGTTCCGTAAAAAATATAATCAACCAGGGTGGAACGATTCTAAAGTCTGCCAGATCCGCTGAATTCAGAACCAAAGAAGGCCGTCAGAAGGCTTATGATAATTGCGTAAAGCTAGGTATTGATGGTTTGGTATGTATTGGTGGAGACGGAACTTTTACGGGTGCCAAGATCTTCAGTGAAGAATTTGGAATCCGAGTGATTGGTATTCCGGGAACGATCGATAATGATATCTTCGGAACAGATAATACCATCGGATATGATACTGCGTTGAATACCGCCATGGACGCGATTGACAAAATCCGTGATACGGCCACTTCTCACAATAGAGTTTTCTTTGTGGAAGTAATGGGTCGTGATGCAGGATTTATCGCTTTAAACAGTGGATTAGCAACAGGTGCTTTGGATATTTTAATTCCTGAGAAAAAAGACAGCACGGATGATCTTTTTGAAAAGTTTAGAAAAGCAGAGAAAACAGGAAAGGCATCCAGCATTGTAGTAGTAGCAGAAGGAGAAAAACTAGCCAACGTTTATGAACTGGCAGAAAAAACAAAGAAAATATTCCCTGATTATGACATTCGTGTAGCAGTGTTGGGGCATATGCAAAGAGGAGGATCTCCTAGTTGTGCAGACAGAGTATTAGCCAGCAGACTTGGGTATGGTGCAGTAGTAGGATTAATGGATGGGCAAACGAATGTAATGGCAGGAATGCGTTCCAACGATGTGGTGTATACCCCTATTGAGGAAGCTATTAAAAAACATAATGAAATCAATAAAGATTTAATGTTGATTTCAGAAATTTTAGCAATCTAA
- the lanM gene encoding type 2 lanthipeptide synthetase LanM gives MFRFSLKNTAVPHHVTPDFYYCNYDINSYVESSLACLISQYNLDYSSEILDSISSQIILSLKNGLLSLTMVHEFEIANRAELLNEDSLLEDFIILTNTFEWKEYFLEKYPDIEDKITAIIDKRLEYCVFFLHKLKEDYLEINDSFQINITPDMMIGLELFKGDIHRGGKFVISVTFEEGSILYFKPRDSYNELFFSHVLSLIREKGEELNIEIPSIITRDDYSWMSHLEYGNNFETKAEVEKFYESLGKTLCVFHALGTSDIIPDNLIITNNRIGFFDLECIISKPLLKNYDTVTGIFKESVIKTDALTGLLMIDGEYNSYLVSSIFFRLSNQETTFSNWDKESLTFEKKEGRAFTGTDTHVPRINNEYVDFNDTYYECVKKGFQEMYLFFVDNKDYFIEKLGELPKKLRVILHATSVYTQLLRESIVPENLIDNTEFLEILDSFIQITYVDGMLVAPHTLKASIARQFDTNDIPFFYFNTENGGLYDGNDDVLCEDWQFDIVNYNKNRFASLNEDKLKIQLEILDLTTNYAFDLLGKECDIRKKQILQKEIPFEISVDGIKKTNEVHTKARAAAIKIADEILERKILHHGKINWISKVRENNNKYNISLLNYDLYDGVSGMCFVYLHLYDITSEAKYKWAAESIFDELSDILLRRHHDKYYPNLSPEILENTPVSPYYYPASLLYLLFQNSVLHTEKNIGLIPIMLSELSFILGSTRQNDFLLGTLGLLSMLLDLKKDFPVQYEEQLKSLIDKCIEKLEREAKRTENKLLWESIDNDVVKDFGGFAHGSSSAALVISKVKALHKDIDIEVDEILNHDRSFYDKEIEGWIDNREDILSSRDSAAWCHGSAGIGLGRLLLSEYYRDEIIENEIAIARENIIKHGIGYNQCICHGDLGNLEVLYAMALQAKDEIQQAKILAYIDKVAEKILEGSILREGNEGTTEVLGLFTGVIGQVFQLLRFSEWDKVPSILCLELPNNLNKILHE, from the coding sequence ATGTTTAGATTTTCATTAAAAAATACGGCAGTTCCTCATCATGTAACTCCCGATTTTTATTATTGTAATTATGATATCAATAGTTATGTTGAATCATCTTTAGCTTGCTTAATTTCTCAATACAACCTAGATTATTCCTCTGAAATTCTAGACAGTATTTCATCTCAGATCATCTTAAGCTTAAAAAATGGGTTGTTGTCATTAACAATGGTTCATGAATTCGAAATAGCGAATAGAGCTGAACTGCTTAATGAAGATTCATTGCTGGAAGATTTTATTATTCTTACCAACACCTTTGAATGGAAGGAATATTTTTTAGAAAAATATCCTGATATTGAAGATAAGATTACAGCAATTATTGATAAGAGATTAGAATATTGCGTATTTTTCCTTCATAAGCTTAAAGAGGATTATTTGGAGATTAATGATTCATTTCAAATTAATATCACTCCAGATATGATGATAGGACTGGAACTCTTTAAAGGAGATATCCATCGTGGTGGGAAATTTGTGATTTCTGTAACCTTTGAGGAAGGAAGTATTTTATATTTTAAACCCAGAGATTCTTATAATGAGCTTTTTTTTAGTCATGTATTGTCATTAATTCGCGAGAAAGGAGAAGAACTTAATATTGAAATTCCATCCATTATAACAAGAGATGACTATTCCTGGATGTCACATCTTGAATACGGAAACAATTTTGAAACAAAGGCTGAAGTCGAAAAATTCTATGAGAGCTTAGGGAAGACGCTATGCGTTTTCCATGCATTAGGAACCTCAGATATAATCCCAGATAATTTAATCATAACCAATAATAGAATTGGTTTTTTTGATCTTGAATGTATCATATCAAAGCCTTTGCTTAAAAATTATGATACAGTTACAGGTATTTTTAAGGAAAGTGTTATTAAAACAGATGCGCTCACAGGTCTGCTCATGATAGATGGTGAGTATAATTCTTATCTGGTGAGTTCAATATTTTTTAGATTGAGTAATCAGGAAACTACCTTTTCCAATTGGGATAAAGAATCACTAACATTTGAAAAGAAAGAAGGAAGAGCCTTTACCGGAACAGATACTCATGTTCCCCGGATTAATAATGAATATGTAGATTTTAATGACACTTATTATGAGTGTGTTAAAAAAGGATTTCAAGAGATGTATTTGTTCTTTGTTGACAACAAAGACTATTTTATAGAAAAATTGGGAGAACTTCCAAAGAAACTTAGGGTTATTCTTCATGCTACCTCTGTATATACCCAATTACTAAGAGAATCTATTGTTCCTGAAAATTTGATTGATAACACAGAGTTTTTAGAGATTCTTGATAGTTTTATACAAATTACCTATGTTGATGGAATGCTGGTAGCTCCCCATACCTTAAAAGCATCTATAGCAAGACAATTTGATACTAATGATATTCCTTTCTTTTATTTTAATACTGAAAATGGAGGATTATATGATGGAAATGATGATGTTTTATGTGAAGACTGGCAGTTTGATATTGTAAATTATAACAAGAATCGTTTTGCTTCCCTTAATGAGGATAAACTTAAAATCCAGTTGGAAATTCTTGATCTTACAACCAATTATGCCTTTGATTTATTAGGTAAAGAATGTGATATAAGGAAAAAACAAATTCTTCAGAAGGAAATTCCTTTTGAAATTTCTGTAGATGGGATAAAGAAAACTAATGAAGTTCATACTAAAGCACGAGCTGCAGCCATTAAAATTGCAGATGAAATTTTGGAAAGAAAAATTTTGCATCATGGTAAAATAAACTGGATCAGTAAAGTTCGGGAAAATAATAACAAGTATAATATCAGTTTGTTGAACTATGACTTGTATGACGGAGTATCAGGAATGTGCTTTGTTTATTTACATCTTTATGATATTACGAGTGAGGCAAAATATAAATGGGCAGCTGAAAGTATTTTTGACGAACTATCAGATATTTTATTGAGAAGGCATCATGATAAATATTATCCTAATCTTTCGCCTGAAATCTTAGAAAATACTCCTGTATCTCCTTATTATTACCCAGCATCACTTCTATATCTTCTATTTCAGAACTCTGTGCTCCATACTGAAAAAAATATAGGCCTTATTCCGATTATGCTTAGCGAATTGAGTTTTATTCTAGGCTCAACCAGACAAAATGACTTTTTGCTCGGAACATTGGGACTCTTATCAATGCTTCTTGATCTGAAGAAAGATTTTCCTGTTCAGTACGAAGAGCAGTTGAAATCTCTTATCGATAAATGCATTGAAAAATTAGAAAGAGAGGCAAAAAGAACAGAAAATAAGCTTTTATGGGAATCTATTGATAATGATGTTGTTAAAGATTTTGGAGGTTTTGCCCATGGATCATCGTCTGCAGCTTTGGTCATCAGTAAGGTGAAAGCTTTACATAAAGATATTGATATTGAGGTTGATGAAATACTGAATCATGACCGTTCCTTTTATGATAAAGAAATTGAAGGATGGATTGATAATAGGGAAGATATACTTTCTTCCAGAGACTCTGCTGCATGGTGTCATGGCTCAGCAGGAATTGGATTGGGAAGATTATTGTTATCCGAATATTATAGAGATGAGATCATTGAAAATGAAATCGCTATTGCCAGAGAAAATATCATTAAACATGGGATAGGATACAATCAATGTATATGTCATGGAGACTTAGGAAATCTTGAGGTGCTGTATGCTATGGCTTTACAGGCAAAGGATGAAATACAGCAGGCTAAAATACTTGCCTATATAGATAAAGTTGCCGAGAAGATTTTAGAAGGATCCATCTTGAGAGAAGGAAATGAAGGAACAACTGAGGTATTAGGTTTATTTACAGGAGTTATAGGGCAGGTATTTCAGCTATTGCGCTTTTCAGAATGGGACAAAGTACCTAGTATATTATGTCTGGAGTTACCAAATAATCTAAATAAAATATTACATGAATAA
- a CDS encoding DUF4846 domain-containing protein: MKKITLSLIIILLAISCGKEKSGDRLLEEPDKDEHLITENALKINKDKNTIKERFTSPKDYEWIEENPDSFGYFIENFKLKPYGSQILRYDNSPISTQHLHEAVFDIDTGNKDLQQCADAVIRLRAEYLYKIKKTDEIKFHFTSGHLLSWNDYKNGTRAFVNGNSVTFRKTTGFDDSYQGFRNYLDLIFNYAGTISLNKETQPVTKSSDLKTGDILITPGSPGHVVFIAGVCKNKEGKKLFLLGEGFTPAQSIHLLSNPFQKKNSPWYDLDVNTPETKTARYIFKPTNFRSF; the protein is encoded by the coding sequence ATGAAGAAAATCACATTGAGTCTTATCATTATCTTACTGGCCATAAGCTGTGGCAAAGAAAAATCCGGTGACAGACTTTTAGAAGAACCGGATAAGGATGAACATCTCATCACAGAGAATGCTTTAAAAATCAATAAAGATAAAAATACGATCAAGGAAAGATTCACTTCTCCGAAAGATTATGAATGGATAGAGGAAAATCCGGATTCCTTCGGCTATTTCATTGAAAATTTTAAACTGAAACCTTATGGAAGCCAGATTTTAAGATATGACAACTCTCCTATTTCCACACAACATCTTCATGAAGCCGTTTTTGATATTGATACAGGAAATAAAGATCTTCAGCAATGTGCAGATGCAGTGATTCGTCTGAGAGCTGAATATCTATACAAAATAAAAAAGACGGATGAGATTAAGTTTCATTTTACGAGTGGACATCTTCTTAGCTGGAATGATTATAAAAATGGAACAAGAGCTTTTGTGAATGGTAATTCCGTCACCTTTAGAAAAACGACTGGTTTTGATGATTCTTATCAGGGTTTCAGGAATTATCTGGACCTCATCTTTAATTACGCAGGTACTATTTCACTCAATAAAGAAACTCAACCGGTGACAAAAAGCTCAGATTTAAAAACCGGAGACATTCTGATCACCCCTGGAAGCCCGGGCCATGTAGTTTTTATTGCCGGAGTTTGTAAAAACAAAGAAGGGAAAAAATTATTTTTACTGGGAGAAGGATTCACGCCCGCTCAATCTATACATCTGTTATCCAATCCTTTTCAGAAAAAAAATTCGCCCTGGTATGATCTTGATGTGAATACTCCTGAGACCAAAACAGCGCGATATATTTTCAAACCAACAAATTTCAGAAGTTTTTAA